Proteins encoded by one window of Haliotis asinina isolate JCU_RB_2024 chromosome 6, JCU_Hal_asi_v2, whole genome shotgun sequence:
- the LOC137286804 gene encoding LIM/homeobox protein Awh-like, whose amino-acid sequence MSDTSYDPLSSDLEESEDFIALSFNMADPMCLMCCDVITDQYYLRAGDFVYHENCLRCCVCQVTLGGHSTCFVKDGNIFCQRDFAQVYQTKCSSCLRPIESGDWVRSAGEYVYHLACFSCSTCQRQLSTGENFAIHDGQVLCRVHVLNPDGENVSCSQKSKRSRTAFNKDQVAILQKYFDLDTNPTGMELGRIADEAGLPRRVAQVWFQNARAKLKRSMH is encoded by the coding sequence ATGTCGGACACGTCATATGACCCACTCTCCTCCGACTTGGAAGAGTCAGAAGACTTCATCGCTCTCAGTTTCAATATGGCTGACCCCATGTGTCTCATgtgctgtgacgtcatcacagaCCAGTACTATCTACGTGCTGGGGACTTTGTATATCACGAGAACTGTCTGCGTTGTTGTGTTTGTCAGGTGACACTTGGTGGACATTCCACTTGTTTCGTCAAGGACGGAAACATCTTCTGCCAGAGAGACTTCGCCCAAGTTTATCAGACAAAGTGTAGTTCCTGTTTACGTCCTATTGAGTCTGGAGATTGGGTAAGATCGGCCGGTGAGTACGTGTACCATCTTGCCTGTTTCTCGTGCAGCACCTGCCAAAGACAATTGTCCACAGGAGAAAACTTTGCCATCCACGACGGACAAGTCCTTTGTCGAGTCCACGTCCTCAACCCCGATGGCGAGAACGTCAGCTGCAGCCAAAAATCCAAACGATCCCGAACAGCCTTCAACAAAGATCAGGTAGCTATTTTACAGAAGTACTTCGACCTTGACACCAACCCTACCGGAATGGAGCTCGGAAGGATTGCAGATGAGGCGGGTCTTCCTAGACGAGTGGCCCAAGTGTGGTTCCAGAATGCCAGAGCTAAACTCAAGAGATCCATGCACTGA